The window GTGCATGCTCAGGATTATCATGAACTTCCATAAATAAACCCGAAATACCTTGAGCAACAGCCGAAATAGCCAAAGGTGCGGCGAAACGTCTATCGCCACCGGACGAACAACCATTAGCACTAGGCATCTGTACAGAGTGGGTAGCATCAAAGACTACTGGATGGCCAAAACGTTTCATAATTTCAAAATTTCTATAGTCTACAATCAAATTATTGTAGCCAAAAGAATAACCTCTTTCACATGCCCAAACTTTTTTATTTCCGGTCGAAGTAACTTTTTCTAAAACCGATTTCATATTTTCAGGGGCTAAGAATTGTCCCTTTTTTACATTAATAAATTTACCGGTTTTTCCGGCAGCCAAAAGTAAATCTGTCTGTCTGCATAAAAATGCAGGAATTTGCAAAACATCCACAACTGATGCAACTTCATTTACTTGACTTATTTCATGAATATCGGTTATTACCGGAATATCAAAAATGGATCTAACTTTTTCAAGAACTTTTAAGCCCTCATGAAAACCCGTACCCCTATAATTGCCTAAAGAAGTTCTGTTGGCTTTATCAAAAGAACTTTTAAATATAAAGTTAAACTTCAACTTTTCGGATAATTTTTTTAAAAATTCAGCAGCTTTTAAAGAATGAGCTTCGTTTTCGATAACACATGGACCCAAAATAAAAAATAAAGGGCTATTTAAATTAATATTTTCCAGATTACTTAATGTCTGATTGATCGTTAGATTGTTCATTTGAATCTCCTGAATCGTCATGATCTTCATCACAAATATTTAAATTTTTACAGACTTCATCTAAAATTCCGTTTACAAACTTATAAGAATCTTTTTCGGCAAAATTTTTGGCCAATTCAATGGCTTCATTTATTACAATCGATGGTGGCAAATTTTTTTGTTTTAATTCCCATATGGCAAGTCTTAAAATCAATAAAGTACAAATACCAAGACGATCTATTTTCCAATTTTTTAATAATGGTTTAATAATTGTATCAAGCTCTTCACGTTCTTCCATAACACTAAAAGCCATACTTATTGCCCTAGAGTCATCAGTAATGTCTATATCATATCCTGATCTAAACATATCAACAATTTCATCTATAGAAACGGAATAATCCCAAGATTCTGCAACATAAAGCAAATGAAATGCAAAACCTCGTATATCTCGCATAGTTTTGACGGTAATTTTATTTTCATCATCCATAAGATTCATCAAATATAAAAATTTTAAAGAACAAAATAGGCTATGAGCAATAAAACTCATAGCCTTTAAAATTAATTAATCAACTCTTTCAATGTACAAATTTTCGCGAGTATCAACCTTTATTCTTTGACCCTCTTGAATAAATAAAGGAACTGATACAACCAAACCGGTTTCCAATGTTGCAGGCTTACTTCCACCTTGAGCCGTATCACCCTTAACTCCAGGTAAAGTTTCCTTTACTTCAAGAATCATAAACGTTGGAGGCTCTACGCTTATAGGTCTACCCTGGAAAAATAATATGCCATATTCCTGGCCATCTTGCAGATAACCTTTTACTGATTCAACAACATCCAGATCAAAGTCAGCCTGATCAAAGCTTTCCTGATCCATAAAATGCACATGATCATCCATATATAAATACTGCATTGTTTTCTTTTCCAAATCCGGTTCAGGAAATTTTTCAGCAGATCTAAAAGTTTCTTCAAGCACCCTACCCGTAAGCAAATTTTTCATCTTTGTACGAACGTATGTGCCACCTTTTCCCGGTTTTACAAGCTGGAAATCAAGAACCATCCAAGGCTCATCTTTCCATAATAGCTTGGTTGAATTTTTACGAAAATCTGATGTTGAAATCATATCAAAAATTCCTTATAACATTTAAATAAAAGCTTTTTTTAAATAATCTCTATTATTACGAATCTTTTAGATTAAGACAAGCAAAAAAATTGCCTGCACAGCGGCAGGCAATTTTATATCCCTAAAAGAACAAATACTAAAAATTTATTCCAGCTCTCGCTCTTCCATCTCTTCAATCGGTTCAATATCAACAGGTTCTACATGCTTTTTGACAGGTTTTACAACAACCGGTTCAGTTTTAGCATGCTTTGCTTCAAGATCCCTAATTGTTGATTCAGCTTCTCTTAATCTATCATAAAGTTTATTAAGATCGCTACGAACAATATCTTCCAATCTCGAAATTTCATCTCTTAAATTTTGTTCCAGCTTAGTGATTTCTCTTCTTGAAATATCACCACCCCTAGATTGGACAACTACAGTTTTTTCTCTTGGTTGAGTCATAGCTGAGCCCAACATTGAACCCATCATACCTCCGGCCATTGCGCCGCCAAAAGATGATCCTCCATGCCCCGCATTAACTAAAGACACGGAACATAACAAATAGACAAAAATTTGTTTTAACGAAATTTTCATAATAAAATTCTCATTCTTTTATAAAAAATAATTATTTTCTTTTCATTCTTATAACCATTATTGAAAGAGCAATAACAGCCAAAAACATAATAACTATAAATATAAGTAGCATATTGGTGTACATAACATTACCGGTCTGTTTTTCAATATTGCGTTCCATCTGCATCATTTCAACTTTTTGCTCAGCTCTTTTACCGGACCCGTCTTTTGCCATAGATCCTGCAACAACACCACCAACCAATCCACCGGCAAGACCACCGGCAAAAGAATCACCGCCATGACCTGCAATAACAGTTACGCAAGGCATTACCAAAAGAGCCGATAAAACAGCGCTTAAAAAAGTCTTTTTCATAAAAATCTCCCTTTTTTTTATAAAAAAATTTTAGTGATATAATCATTAAACCTAATACCATTTATTAATAGATTGCCAAAAAATTATTCAGATAGTCAATAATTATGAAAATAAGGAAAATTGCTATGAATACAATATTTAATTTAATAAAAGCGGAAGAAGAAAGAGAACAAAAAACTATAAATTTAATTGCTTCAGAAAATTATGCTCCAAAAAATGTTTTAATGGCAACAGGCTCGGTTCTTACAAATAAATATGCCGAAGGTTACCCCGGAAAACGTTATTATGGCGGATGTGAAGTTATAGACAAAGTAGAACTTTATGC is drawn from Candidatus Dependentiae bacterium and contains these coding sequences:
- the nusB gene encoding transcription antitermination factor NusB; the protein is MSFIAHSLFCSLKFLYLMNLMDDENKITVKTMRDIRGFAFHLLYVAESWDYSVSIDEIVDMFRSGYDIDITDDSRAISMAFSVMEEREELDTIIKPLLKNWKIDRLGICTLLILRLAIWELKQKNLPPSIVINEAIELAKNFAEKDSYKFVNGILDEVCKNLNICDEDHDDSGDSNEQSNDQSDIK
- the efp gene encoding elongation factor P — translated: MISTSDFRKNSTKLLWKDEPWMVLDFQLVKPGKGGTYVRTKMKNLLTGRVLEETFRSAEKFPEPDLEKKTMQYLYMDDHVHFMDQESFDQADFDLDVVESVKGYLQDGQEYGILFFQGRPISVEPPTFMILEVKETLPGVKGDTAQGGSKPATLETGLVVSVPLFIQEGQRIKVDTRENLYIERVD
- the kdsA gene encoding 3-deoxy-8-phosphooctulonate synthase; translated protein: MNNLTINQTLSNLENINLNSPLFFILGPCVIENEAHSLKAAEFLKKLSEKLKFNFIFKSSFDKANRTSLGNYRGTGFHEGLKVLEKVRSIFDIPVITDIHEISQVNEVASVVDVLQIPAFLCRQTDLLLAAGKTGKFINVKKGQFLAPENMKSVLEKVTSTGNKKVWACERGYSFGYNNLIVDYRNFEIMKRFGHPVVFDATHSVQMPSANGCSSGGDRRFAAPLAISAVAQGISGLFMEVHDNPEHALCDGPNSIRFSQLEELLKYLIELDSWVKSKKTPEIS
- a CDS encoding CCDC90 family protein, with the protein product MKISLKQIFVYLLCSVSLVNAGHGGSSFGGAMAGGMMGSMLGSAMTQPREKTVVVQSRGGDISRREITKLEQNLRDEISRLEDIVRSDLNKLYDRLREAESTIRDLEAKHAKTEPVVVKPVKKHVEPVDIEPIEEMEERELE